From the uncultured Trichococcus sp. genome, one window contains:
- a CDS encoding MetQ/NlpA family ABC transporter substrate-binding protein translates to MKKIFKSLVTVGAAALFLAACGQEAAQEDIRTVKIGVVGERNEVWEHVQEQLEENNEPVRIELVKFTEYVKPIQALEEGEIDLHAALTEIYMEQVNEDAGYSNTTIAYTTLNPMGLFSEKHTSVDEIPDGGEIAIPDDVSNESRALLLLQAAGLIELDAEKGLLPTVNDITSNPKNLKFTVLAANQTARAMTDVDASVVNNDMAADAGLVPTEDAIFLEPVADSSKPYYNVIAAREDESEDPDFQIIVDYYQTPEVEKIIDEVTNKSSIPVWE, encoded by the coding sequence ATGAAAAAAATATTTAAAAGTTTAGTAACGGTTGGGGCAGCGGCATTGTTTCTCGCTGCGTGCGGCCAGGAAGCGGCTCAAGAAGATATCCGGACTGTGAAAATTGGCGTTGTCGGTGAACGGAATGAGGTGTGGGAACATGTTCAAGAACAACTTGAAGAAAACAACGAACCCGTAAGAATCGAGCTGGTAAAATTCACGGAATATGTGAAACCGATCCAAGCTTTGGAAGAGGGCGAAATTGATCTGCACGCGGCTTTGACTGAAATTTACATGGAACAAGTGAATGAAGATGCTGGATACAGCAACACAACAATCGCGTATACGACACTGAATCCGATGGGGCTTTTTTCTGAAAAACACACATCTGTAGATGAAATACCGGATGGTGGGGAAATCGCGATACCGGATGATGTTTCGAACGAATCCAGAGCCTTGCTGTTGTTGCAGGCTGCCGGATTGATTGAATTGGATGCAGAAAAGGGCTTGTTGCCTACTGTAAATGACATCACATCAAATCCGAAAAACCTCAAATTCACGGTCTTGGCTGCCAATCAGACGGCACGCGCTATGACGGACGTCGATGCCTCCGTAGTCAATAATGACATGGCTGCTGATGCAGGCTTGGTGCCTACTGAGGACGCCATTTTCCTTGAACCCGTGGCCGACTCATCCAAACCTTATTACAACGTGATCGCTGCTCGAGAAGATGAAAGCGAAGACCCTGATTTCCAAATCATCGTCGATTACTATCAAACTCCTGAAGTTGAAAAAATCATAGATGAGGTCACCAACAAATCGTCCATACCCGTTTGGGAATAA
- the msrA gene encoding peptide-methionine (S)-S-oxide reductase MsrA, with translation MSKEIATLAGGCFWCMLEPFDERPGIESVVSGYTGGFKENPTYEEVKAGGTGHTEAIQITFDNSVISYGELLDIYWQQTDPTDAMGQFMDRGSSYRPEIFYHSETQKEIAERSKEELKDKLAIAATIVTQISPASIFYPAEEYHQDFYKKEGNHERMIPLEEDRQNRLNEVWGEADKHEKNI, from the coding sequence ATGTCCAAAGAAATTGCAACGCTTGCCGGAGGATGTTTCTGGTGCATGCTTGAACCGTTTGACGAAAGACCTGGAATCGAGTCCGTTGTTTCAGGCTATACCGGGGGGTTCAAAGAAAATCCGACGTATGAGGAAGTGAAGGCAGGAGGAACCGGGCACACAGAGGCGATCCAGATCACTTTTGATAATAGTGTGATTTCCTATGGGGAGTTGCTGGATATTTATTGGCAACAAACGGATCCGACAGATGCCATGGGACAGTTCATGGACCGCGGCTCGTCGTACCGTCCGGAAATTTTTTATCACTCGGAAACACAGAAAGAAATTGCGGAACGCTCAAAAGAGGAGTTGAAAGATAAGCTGGCAATCGCTGCAACGATCGTCACGCAAATTTCACCTGCAAGCATCTTTTATCCTGCGGAAGAGTACCATCAGGATTTTTATAAAAAAGAGGGAAATCATGAGCGAATGATCCCTTTGGAAGAAGACAGGCAAAATCGCTTAAACGAAGTATGGGGAGAGGCGGATAAACATGAAAAAAATATTTAA
- a CDS encoding nucleoside hydrolase, producing MKDPLYNVPQSKKVRVIIDTDAYAEGDDQFAIVHALLTPKFDVVGIVAEQFGTGTFPNSMEKSYEEIKKVLRLMDLEDKIPVFRGEEQALVDEKTAGNSEGARFMVEEALKQDDRPLFILNMGAITNLASAYLMNSEIADKLLAVWVGGGAYPVGHMDFNSGNDLNAVNVVLSSTIELWQIPLSAYTMMEVSFHELFERVKPCGEVGNYLVENLMRVNESECSLNLDFLPFSKNLSKAGKTMLIRSGEGWSLGDNPAVGVLISPQAKDAEERRAQKMNADGSYGEYVSEKRTIKVYHSINSRVILEDMFAKIRYHFGN from the coding sequence TTGAAAGACCCTTTATACAACGTACCGCAGAGTAAAAAAGTTCGGGTAATAATCGACACGGATGCTTATGCGGAAGGCGATGATCAGTTCGCCATTGTGCATGCATTACTTACGCCTAAATTCGACGTAGTCGGTATTGTCGCTGAACAGTTTGGCACCGGCACGTTCCCGAACAGTATGGAAAAAAGCTATGAGGAAATAAAGAAAGTTTTGCGTTTGATGGATTTGGAAGATAAAATACCTGTTTTCAGAGGCGAAGAGCAGGCTCTAGTTGATGAGAAAACGGCCGGCAACTCGGAAGGCGCAAGGTTTATGGTAGAGGAAGCCTTAAAACAGGACGACAGACCTTTATTCATCCTGAACATGGGAGCGATTACAAATCTGGCTTCCGCCTATTTGATGAACAGTGAGATCGCCGATAAGTTACTCGCCGTTTGGGTAGGCGGAGGGGCTTATCCTGTAGGTCATATGGACTTCAATTCAGGAAACGATCTGAATGCGGTGAATGTTGTCCTGTCTTCCACGATCGAGTTATGGCAAATCCCGCTCAGCGCCTATACGATGATGGAAGTCTCTTTCCACGAACTGTTCGAGCGGGTGAAGCCATGCGGCGAAGTTGGAAATTACTTGGTGGAGAATCTGATGCGGGTGAACGAGTCGGAGTGCTCCTTGAATCTGGATTTCCTTCCGTTTTCGAAAAACCTCAGTAAGGCAGGAAAGACTATGCTGATCCGCTCAGGAGAAGGCTGGTCGTTGGGGGATAATCCGGCAGTCGGCGTGCTGATTTCGCCGCAAGCCAAAGATGCCGAGGAGCGCCGGGCCCAAAAGATGAACGCTGACGGCAGCTACGGGGAATATGTCAGTGAAAAACGCACCATCAAAGTCTATCACAGCATCAACAGCAGAGTAATTTTAGAGGATATGTTCGCAAAGATCCGCTATCATTTCGGCAACTGA
- a CDS encoding M24 family metallopeptidase, protein MKEEGCVLNRKIILESLPEPQVFEHVAPTFLNAETIAERKQKLLQRMSEENFEALVIYADKEHAGNFEYLTGFMPRFEEGLLVVERPEKFTLILGNENLKLCTHARVSADLIHYPQFSLPNQPMENEKTLESIFLDLGIAKKKRVGVIGWKMFTTKQSDPSTLFDVPYFIVDALKNTIPTECELVNGAYVMIGDNGARTTNNANEIAHYEYGANLSSRCMLRAMNAIEPGCKETEIGNLLNADGQYNSVVTIAAAGQRFELANIYPTHKEIQLGDPMSLTTGFKGGLSSRTGFVVEQAEQLPDTQRDYLEVVAKPYFAAVVSWLENIKVGMAGNELYQLIEDVFPKSKYHWHLNPGHLTADEEWMSSPIYADSSEKLKSGMILQIDIIPSVPGYTGVSAEECVAIADENLQHEIQKSYPELWERISVRRDYLTNVLNIKLSADVLPLSNTVAYLRPFYLAKEKAFKIE, encoded by the coding sequence ATGAAAGAGGAGGGTTGTGTGTTGAACAGAAAAATTATATTAGAGAGTTTGCCCGAGCCGCAAGTGTTCGAGCATGTTGCCCCTACTTTTTTAAATGCTGAAACGATTGCTGAACGGAAACAAAAACTGTTGCAGAGAATGAGTGAGGAGAACTTTGAGGCTTTGGTCATTTATGCGGATAAGGAACATGCCGGCAATTTTGAATATTTAACCGGTTTTATGCCCCGTTTTGAAGAGGGCCTGTTAGTTGTCGAAAGGCCAGAGAAATTTACTTTGATTCTTGGCAATGAGAACTTAAAGCTATGTACGCATGCACGCGTTTCGGCCGATTTGATCCATTACCCACAGTTCTCATTGCCTAACCAGCCGATGGAGAATGAAAAAACACTTGAATCCATATTTCTTGATTTGGGTATCGCCAAAAAGAAACGGGTCGGTGTGATCGGCTGGAAAATGTTTACGACGAAGCAAAGCGATCCGTCCACACTGTTTGATGTACCGTATTTTATTGTAGATGCCCTCAAAAATACCATCCCAACAGAGTGTGAGTTAGTTAATGGTGCGTATGTGATGATTGGGGATAACGGCGCCCGGACTACGAATAACGCAAACGAAATTGCACACTATGAATATGGGGCCAACTTGTCGTCGCGCTGCATGCTGCGGGCGATGAACGCTATTGAGCCCGGCTGCAAAGAAACAGAAATCGGAAATCTGTTGAACGCCGATGGGCAGTACAATTCAGTCGTTACGATTGCCGCGGCAGGACAGCGTTTTGAACTTGCCAATATATATCCCACTCACAAAGAAATTCAGTTGGGCGATCCTATGTCCCTGACCACTGGATTCAAAGGTGGTTTATCCAGTCGGACCGGGTTTGTGGTTGAGCAAGCAGAGCAACTTCCGGATACGCAAAGAGATTATTTGGAAGTCGTCGCAAAACCGTATTTCGCAGCTGTAGTCAGTTGGCTGGAAAACATAAAAGTTGGAATGGCCGGAAATGAATTGTACCAGCTTATTGAGGATGTATTCCCTAAAAGCAAATATCATTGGCATTTGAATCCAGGGCATCTGACAGCGGATGAAGAATGGATGTCCTCCCCAATCTATGCAGATTCTTCTGAGAAACTGAAAAGCGGCATGATTCTGCAGATCGATATCATCCCATCGGTACCTGGGTATACAGGGGTGAGTGCCGAAGAGTGCGTAGCTATAGCCGATGAGAACCTGCAGCATGAAATACAAAAATCCTATCCGGAATTATGGGAACGTATTTCTGTCAGAAGGGACTATTTAACAAATGTATTGAATATCAAGCTAAGTGCGGATGTGTTGCCATTATCCAACACAGTCGCGTATTTACGACCCTTCTATTTAGCGAAGGAAAAAGCTTTTAAGATAGAATAA
- a CDS encoding thioredoxin family protein: MRIFQLFIFKQKITLNDIEEISEVFNKDDYYLIYSADSCVYCQKMKPVYEASFFRFNKDENVYIVDLSAVPVQDERLSELDVSKIPSLRQYSKGEETKRIDGVKSLEEINQFVDGEG, from the coding sequence TTGCGCATTTTTCAGCTATTTATTTTCAAACAAAAAATCACATTAAATGATATTGAAGAGATTAGCGAAGTTTTTAACAAAGATGACTACTATTTAATTTACAGTGCAGATAGCTGTGTATATTGCCAAAAAATGAAACCAGTTTATGAAGCCTCTTTCTTTCGATTCAATAAAGACGAAAATGTTTATATTGTCGATTTATCAGCTGTCCCAGTACAGGATGAGCGATTAAGTGAATTGGATGTTTCAAAGATCCCTTCATTGCGGCAATATTCCAAGGGGGAAGAGACAAAGCGTATAGATGGAGTTAAGAGCCTCGAAGAGATAAATCAATTTGTGGATGGTGAAGGGTAA
- a CDS encoding IS110 family transposase — MEVMVETCCGIDVHQKSIVCCILDGPLDTNKPKKQHRTFGTTTKKLREALTWIQSQNVTHVFFESTGQYWIPIFNIFYDSNLTLILANPQHIKNLPGKKTDMNDAEWIAQLGRCGLIHPSYIPCEEVQQLRLLTRRRKAYTERITQCKNEIHNILQRANIKLTSYLSDIYGITGITLLEMFIDGEVITEQTILPKIHGKVKATAAELVEAMDGKLSFEDRFLLGQSLEHYRHSVNQVEEITVVIKQYVLERFEREYNLLIELPGVSAIVACVILSEIGPNVEAFKSQGNLASWAGVCPGSYESAGIKKSYTTQGNKYLKSILFQAGGTAGRSKDEAFHNLYARISGRSSKMKAIIACAHKMIRVIYKILSTGEHYDAKKALGLRQQARAN, encoded by the coding sequence ATGGAAGTTATGGTTGAAACCTGTTGCGGAATCGATGTGCATCAAAAGTCTATTGTCTGTTGTATACTTGACGGCCCGTTAGATACAAACAAACCAAAAAAACAGCATCGTACCTTTGGTACAACAACAAAGAAACTTCGAGAAGCATTGACATGGATTCAATCTCAGAACGTAACGCATGTTTTTTTCGAAAGTACTGGGCAATATTGGATTCCAATATTTAATATTTTTTATGACAGCAATCTGACGTTGATTCTGGCGAATCCGCAACATATTAAAAATCTTCCTGGAAAGAAGACAGACATGAACGATGCGGAATGGATTGCCCAACTTGGTAGATGTGGTCTGATCCATCCATCCTACATCCCTTGCGAAGAAGTTCAACAATTGCGGCTTCTGACAAGACGTCGGAAAGCCTATACCGAACGTATCACCCAATGTAAAAATGAAATTCATAATATTTTACAACGGGCGAACATTAAGCTAACGAGTTATCTTTCGGACATCTATGGCATTACTGGAATAACGTTACTCGAAATGTTCATTGATGGAGAAGTAATTACAGAACAAACGATTCTTCCCAAAATTCACGGGAAAGTCAAAGCTACTGCAGCTGAGTTGGTTGAAGCGATGGACGGTAAATTATCTTTTGAAGATCGATTCCTTCTAGGGCAATCTTTGGAACATTATCGTCATTCGGTAAATCAAGTAGAAGAAATTACAGTTGTAATCAAGCAATATGTTTTGGAGAGATTTGAGCGAGAGTATAATCTCCTTATTGAACTTCCTGGAGTCAGTGCTATCGTTGCTTGCGTGATTTTGAGTGAAATTGGCCCAAATGTAGAGGCCTTCAAATCACAAGGCAACTTAGCATCGTGGGCGGGAGTATGCCCAGGATCTTACGAGAGCGCTGGAATAAAAAAATCTTATACAACACAAGGAAATAAGTATTTAAAATCCATCCTTTTCCAGGCCGGAGGCACTGCGGGAAGATCAAAAGATGAAGCGTTCCATAATCTATACGCCCGTATTTCTGGTAGAAGTTCGAAGATGAAGGCAATCATCGCCTGTGCACATAAAATGATTCGAGTAATTTATAAAATCTTGAGCACTGGCGAACATTACGACGCAAAAAAAGCTCTAGGACTGCGGCAACAGGCTAGAGCAAACTAA
- a CDS encoding EamA family transporter, whose protein sequence is MQKTKNQAQLYAFVTVLLWASAFVFTKIALTYYTAEAIGVLRYVIASLLFIAIGIFYKIGFPGKKDIPKFLLAGVLGFALYMITFNQASKYLTAATGSVVIASAPILTALFARIIFKEKIRPLGWLAIAVEFSGILVLTLWNGILSVNAGILWMFGAAVCISSYNLLQRSLLKKYSPLQATAYSVFTGTLFLLVYLPDAAIQFGNAPLYQLLVMGFMGVFPSALAYMLWAKALMTAEKTSDVTNYMFVTPLLAALMGFLIMGEIPTLATCVGGLMIFAGLLLFKKSNA, encoded by the coding sequence ATGCAAAAGACAAAAAATCAGGCTCAACTATATGCTTTTGTTACAGTGCTTCTATGGGCATCGGCATTTGTTTTTACAAAAATCGCGCTGACTTACTATACCGCAGAAGCGATAGGCGTTCTTCGTTATGTGATCGCTTCGCTGTTATTCATCGCAATCGGAATTTTTTACAAAATTGGATTTCCGGGAAAAAAGGATATCCCTAAATTCCTGCTGGCCGGCGTTTTAGGTTTTGCACTGTACATGATCACCTTCAACCAGGCTTCTAAATATCTGACGGCAGCAACAGGCAGTGTTGTCATCGCATCGGCACCTATCCTGACTGCTCTGTTCGCCCGGATCATTTTCAAGGAAAAAATCAGACCCTTAGGCTGGCTCGCGATTGCAGTGGAGTTCAGCGGCATTCTGGTTTTGACCTTATGGAATGGCATCCTTTCAGTGAATGCAGGCATATTATGGATGTTTGGCGCAGCCGTCTGCATCAGTAGCTATAATCTTCTGCAACGTTCTTTACTGAAAAAATATTCTCCTTTACAAGCGACGGCTTACAGCGTATTTACCGGAACGCTATTCCTGTTGGTGTATTTACCGGATGCGGCGATACAATTCGGCAATGCCCCTCTCTATCAGTTGTTGGTGATGGGTTTCATGGGTGTGTTCCCAAGCGCACTCGCGTATATGTTGTGGGCAAAAGCACTGATGACTGCGGAAAAGACAAGCGATGTAACGAATTATATGTTTGTTACCCCATTATTGGCCGCTTTGATGGGCTTCCTGATAATGGGCGAGATCCCTACATTGGCGACATGTGTTGGTGGGTTGATGATATTTGCAGGATTGCTCCTATTTAAAAAATCAAATGCATGA
- the map gene encoding type I methionyl aminopeptidase, giving the protein MIAKTEEDFNGLKEIGGICGAIRDEMVQATKPGITTKELDDIAAELFEKAGAQSAPKGEYDFPGYTCISVNEEVAHGVPSDRIIQEGDLVNIDVSGSKNGYFADTGISFVVGEGHVMLQKICEVAKEAFDAGLAKVKPGAKTSNLGKAVHNVAKRHGLTVIKNLTGHGVGRAIHEAPDHIFNYYSRWDDEILKEGMVIAFEPFISTFEEEVFQVEDDDWTFFTEESMVAQYEHTIIVTKEGPIITTL; this is encoded by the coding sequence ATGATTGCAAAGACGGAAGAAGATTTTAATGGATTAAAAGAAATTGGCGGTATTTGCGGAGCGATCCGCGATGAAATGGTCCAAGCCACGAAACCTGGAATCACCACAAAAGAACTCGATGACATTGCAGCGGAGCTTTTCGAAAAAGCCGGAGCGCAATCGGCACCAAAAGGGGAATATGATTTTCCTGGATATACGTGCATCAGCGTAAATGAAGAAGTGGCGCATGGGGTTCCGAGCGATCGGATCATTCAGGAAGGCGACCTTGTGAATATCGATGTTTCAGGTTCCAAAAACGGCTATTTTGCGGATACCGGCATTTCCTTTGTAGTCGGTGAGGGGCATGTCATGCTGCAGAAAATCTGCGAAGTCGCCAAGGAAGCATTCGACGCGGGACTTGCGAAGGTAAAACCGGGCGCAAAAACAAGCAATCTCGGAAAAGCGGTGCATAACGTGGCGAAACGCCATGGCTTGACGGTCATCAAAAACCTGACCGGACACGGTGTCGGACGCGCAATCCACGAAGCACCGGATCATATCTTCAATTACTACTCGCGCTGGGATGACGAAATTCTGAAAGAGGGCATGGTCATCGCCTTCGAGCCCTTCATTTCAACATTCGAAGAGGAAGTTTTCCAAGTTGAAGATGACGACTGGACCTTCTTTACAGAAGAAAGCATGGTCGCCCAATACGAACATACGATTATTGTGACGAAGGAAGGCCCGATCATCACCACGCTTTAA
- a CDS encoding Rid family detoxifying hydrolase, protein MKRQAYTAKEVMSSGPYSHAIDSGEYIYLSGQTAKNSLTLEKQNLTIQEQTEACFMNINRILNETGLTEANVVKANVFLTSMKHFEAMNEVYKTKFTAPYPARTCVAVVELPLGADIEIEVVAKR, encoded by the coding sequence ATGAAAAGACAAGCATACACCGCAAAAGAGGTTATGAGTTCAGGGCCTTATTCCCATGCGATAGATTCAGGGGAATACATCTATCTATCCGGACAGACTGCGAAAAATTCTTTGACGTTGGAAAAACAAAATTTGACTATTCAAGAACAAACAGAAGCATGCTTCATGAACATCAATAGGATTTTGAATGAGACCGGGCTTACAGAAGCGAATGTAGTGAAGGCAAATGTTTTTCTTACGAGCATGAAGCATTTCGAGGCGATGAACGAAGTGTATAAGACTAAATTTACGGCTCCATATCCTGCCAGAACTTGTGTTGCCGTTGTTGAACTGCCCCTTGGCGCAGATATAGAGATAGAAGTTGTGGCAAAAAGATAA
- a CDS encoding DUF3021 family protein, translating into MKLFLKGLIRGTLPFAVMLSMYAWNNFQGRAADAKAFLFYGFMALFLGLASIIYELKQWSFRKQIMVHYLTMLVTIFPLLLLSGYHKTGSFGAIFHVFLLFNKVGVILFVTTALISKVRNSLINVKQTDL; encoded by the coding sequence ATGAAGCTTTTCTTAAAAGGATTGATCAGGGGAACTCTGCCCTTTGCTGTTATGTTGTCGATGTATGCATGGAATAATTTTCAGGGAAGAGCAGCCGATGCCAAGGCTTTTCTTTTTTATGGATTCATGGCCTTGTTCTTGGGACTGGCAAGTATCATATATGAGCTAAAACAGTGGAGCTTCCGAAAGCAGATTATGGTTCATTACCTGACGATGTTGGTAACGATTTTTCCATTGCTATTGCTGAGTGGTTATCATAAGACCGGCTCTTTTGGAGCTATTTTCCATGTGTTTCTGCTGTTCAACAAGGTTGGTGTTATTCTCTTTGTAACGACTGCCCTTATTTCCAAAGTACGCAACAGCCTTATTAACGTGAAGCAAACGGATCTCTAA
- a CDS encoding transposase — MAKSKTASFVVELGLVTHQNEQAVLDKRFKIAEKLYNKVLYHARTQLTELYKNRRYRDVLAERRLSIKANDKNRVMACNKELQTIQKTFGMTEYALHAYIGRMREAYKKHIDSFTAQKIASAVWTSVSSLLYGKGKKVRFKKFGQLESLEGKSNATGIRFKGDRLEWNGLVLPVTIRANDLFVQESLSLHRVKYCRIVRKVFKGGNQYFLQLVLEGNPPVKRNNNTGMPRRQPAPNAEVGIDIGTSTVAVAGDDGVILKELFPEGASYDHAIHLLQRKLDRSRRATNPANFTVDGTVKQGVKLTWVRSKNYMKIMFRLKDLYRRRAVALKEAHNKTANAILALGNQVYVEDMDFRALMKRAKETTVNKNGRFNRKKRYGKSIGYHAPAMLIGIVKQKAPQEGGALYEVDTFKFRASQYNHVNDTYIKKTRDERTTFVGGQLVQRDLYSAFLLKNSQPTRNETDRTKCSATFATFMAHHDTCIQTLCQSTGHQSCNFGLRDFQLA, encoded by the coding sequence ATGGCTAAAAGCAAAACAGCTTCATTTGTCGTAGAGCTGGGACTTGTTACACATCAAAATGAACAAGCAGTGCTGGATAAGCGTTTCAAAATTGCTGAAAAACTTTATAACAAGGTCTTGTACCATGCGCGGACGCAGCTAACAGAGTTGTATAAGAACCGTCGATACCGAGACGTGCTGGCAGAACGCCGCTTGTCCATCAAAGCAAACGACAAGAATCGTGTGATGGCGTGCAACAAGGAATTGCAAACGATCCAAAAGACCTTCGGTATGACGGAATACGCTTTGCATGCTTACATCGGACGGATGCGCGAGGCGTACAAGAAGCATATCGACAGCTTCACAGCACAAAAAATCGCTTCTGCGGTCTGGACAAGTGTGTCCTCCCTTCTGTATGGCAAAGGCAAAAAGGTACGTTTCAAAAAGTTCGGCCAGCTGGAATCATTGGAAGGCAAGTCGAACGCTACGGGCATCCGCTTCAAAGGCGACCGTTTGGAGTGGAACGGGCTGGTTCTGCCCGTCACTATCCGTGCCAACGATTTATTCGTTCAGGAATCCCTTTCCTTGCACCGGGTGAAATACTGCCGCATCGTACGCAAGGTGTTCAAGGGCGGTAATCAGTACTTCCTGCAACTGGTGCTGGAAGGTAACCCGCCAGTGAAACGCAACAATAATACGGGGATGCCCCGCCGACAACCCGCTCCGAATGCGGAAGTGGGCATCGACATCGGCACCTCTACGGTGGCGGTGGCAGGTGATGACGGCGTCATCTTGAAGGAATTATTTCCAGAAGGAGCGTCCTATGACCACGCGATTCATCTGTTGCAACGAAAACTGGACCGGAGTCGCCGCGCAACTAACCCCGCCAACTTTACTGTCGATGGTACCGTCAAGCAGGGTGTCAAGTTGACTTGGGTACGGAGCAAGAACTACATGAAAATAATGTTTCGCTTGAAGGACCTCTACCGCCGTCGGGCGGTGGCATTAAAAGAAGCCCACAACAAAACCGCCAATGCCATCCTGGCACTGGGTAATCAGGTTTATGTGGAGGACATGGATTTCCGTGCATTGATGAAGCGGGCTAAAGAAACGACCGTCAACAAGAACGGGCGGTTCAACCGCAAGAAACGCTATGGCAAGTCCATCGGCTATCATGCGCCGGCCATGTTGATCGGCATCGTGAAGCAAAAAGCACCCCAAGAAGGGGGTGCGCTGTACGAGGTGGATACTTTTAAATTTCGTGCCAGCCAGTATAACCACGTAAACGATACGTATATCAAAAAGACACGTGATGAACGTACGACCTTTGTTGGCGGACAGCTTGTCCAACGGGATCTGTACAGTGCATTCCTCCTGAAAAACAGCCAACCGACACGCAACGAGACTGACCGCACAAAATGTAGCGCGACGTTTGCTACCTTCATGGCGCACCACGACACCTGCATCCAGACGCTCTGCCAATCAACCGGACACCAGTCCTGCAATTTCGGACTGCGAGATTTTCAATTAGCTTAA
- the tnpA gene encoding IS200/IS605 family transposase — MENKKYKSNHNIIYSCTYHVVWCPKYRRKVLVGPVVARLKELIVETCTGLSVEIQEMEIMPDHVHLLLDIDPQFGVHKAVKRIKGVSSRVLRQEFKELTTKLPTLWSNSYFVSTVGGAPLEMIQQYIQSQKTSQRQ; from the coding sequence ATGGAAAATAAAAAATATAAATCAAATCATAACATCATTTATTCTTGTACCTACCATGTTGTCTGGTGTCCAAAATATCGGCGAAAGGTCCTTGTCGGACCAGTAGTAGCACGCTTAAAGGAGCTCATTGTAGAAACGTGCACCGGTCTATCCGTCGAAATTCAGGAAATGGAGATCATGCCAGACCACGTTCACCTCCTATTGGATATAGATCCACAATTCGGGGTTCACAAAGCAGTCAAACGCATCAAGGGAGTTTCTTCCCGCGTGCTGAGACAGGAGTTTAAGGAACTGACGACGAAGCTACCCACTCTTTGGTCGAATAGCTATTTCGTTTCCACAGTGGGAGGGGCACCGCTTGAAATGATTCAGCAATACATCCAAAGCCAAAAGACCTCACAACGCCAGTAA